Within the Saccharomonospora amisosensis genome, the region GCCCACCGTGGCGGCGACCGTCGGCGATTGAGGCAGAATCGGCAGTCTCAGGAGGTGTCGTGGAACGTTCGCTGTCCCGCGCCGGAGCGGCCTCGGGGCCCGAGTCCCTACTGGAGCGCGCCTTCATCGACGCCGTCGAGCAGGTCGATGACCTGGACCCCACCCGAGCCCGCGTGCTCGACGCGGCGTACGAGCAGTTCTGCCGGATGGGCATCCAGCGTTCCACCATGGAAGACGTCGCCAAACGCGCAGGCGTTTCCCGGATCACCGTCTACCGCCGGTTCGCCACCAAGGACGTGCTGGTGGAACAGGTGGTCCGGCGAGAGTTCCGTCGATACTTCGATCAGTTCCTGCTCGACATCCAGCAGGCCGAGTCCGTCGCCGACCGGGTGGTGCTCGGCTTCGTCAGCTCGCTGCGCGCGATCCGAGGCAACCCGCTGATCGGCGGGCTGCTCGCGGTCGAACCGGACCTGGTCGCGCCTTCCATGATCAGTGATGGCGGGCGAACCCTTGCCACCGTTCGCGAGTTCGTCGCGGGTCAGCTGCGACACGAGCAACACGCGGGCAACGTGTCGAAGGAACTCGACACCGACCTCGTGGCCGAGCTGATGGTTCGGATATCCGCGTCTTTCCTGGCGATTCCCAGCCACATCATCGACATCGAGGACGACGAACAACTGGCCGAGGTGGCCAGGCGGTACCTCGTCCCCATGCTGGAACCGAGGCCGCGGCGCTGAGGCTGCTCGGCGAGGGGGCTGCACGCGGGCTCAGCGTGTGCTTCGGTAGTGCTCGGCGATCTCGTCGCTGGTGGTGAGCCAGCTGTCGGGCTGCTCGGCGAGGTATCGCAGTGCCTGATCCAGGTACTTGGCTCGGAACGGCTGCCCGATCACGAACGGATGCAGGGCCAGTGCCATGACGCGGCCGCCGTGCTCGGAGTCGGCGCGCAGCTGCTCGTACTGGTCCTGCACCAGCCTCACGAACTCCGGTCCGCTCAGCCCCCTTGCGAACAACAGCAGGTCGTTGAGCTCCACCGAGTACGGAACGCTGATCAACCCGGGTACCTCCAGGTCGTACGGCTGGTCGTCGTTGGTCCAGTCCAATGTGTACGTCAAGCCGAGCTCTGCCAGCAGCGAGGGAGTGTTGAATGTTTCGGTCAGGCCGGGACCCATCCAGCCGAGCGGATGGCGGCCGGTCGCGGCGGTGATCGTGTCAACGATCTCGGTGAGGACTCGACGTTCCTCGTCGCGACTCATTCCGCTGTGCAGGATCGAATTGGTCCGCCCGTGCGCGAGCCAGGCCCAGTTCCGGTCCATGCCCGCCTTGACGATCTGCGGGTAGTGCTCGGCCGCCGCTGAGTTCAGCAACGCGCTCGCGCGGATCCCGTAGCGGTCCAGGGTCTTGATCGTACGCCAGATACCCACGCGCACCCCGTAGTCGCGCCACCCGTAGTTGAGCGCGTCGGGGACCAGTTCGGCCGTGCCTGGCCAGATGCTCGTCGAAGGCCGGTCGAGGAGGAAATGCTCGATGTTGAGCCCGACGTAGACAGCCACCCTGGCTCCGCCGGGCCAGTTGATGGCGGGGCGTTCGGTGATCGGGCTGTAGTGGAAGAGTTGATTGCCGGCTGTGTTCGTCATACGGCCACGGTAAAATCTGACATCAATGTCAGAGTCAACCTCGAGGTGACATGCGGATCGGTGAGCTTGCCCGGCGTACCGGGGTCAGTGAGCGTTCGCTTCGCTACTACGAGCAGCAAGGTCTGCTGGCTGCGGGTCGCACGACGGGCGGTCATCGGGACTATCCGGAACATGCCGTCGACAGGGTCATCCGCATCCAGGAGTTGTTCGCCGCAGGGCTGAACAGCAAGAAGATCGCGCGGCTGCTCCCCTGCATGCGCGACGCCGACGGCGGGCCGTCGGAGATCGCGACCGCGCAACTGGTCACCGACCTGGTCGCCGAACGCGACCGGATCAACCGGGTGATCAAGGAACTGGCCAACTCTCGC harbors:
- a CDS encoding TetR/AcrR family transcriptional regulator codes for the protein MERSLSRAGAASGPESLLERAFIDAVEQVDDLDPTRARVLDAAYEQFCRMGIQRSTMEDVAKRAGVSRITVYRRFATKDVLVEQVVRREFRRYFDQFLLDIQQAESVADRVVLGFVSSLRAIRGNPLIGGLLAVEPDLVAPSMISDGGRTLATVREFVAGQLRHEQHAGNVSKELDTDLVAELMVRISASFLAIPSHIIDIEDDEQLAEVARRYLVPMLEPRPRR
- a CDS encoding polysaccharide deacetylase family protein; protein product: MTNTAGNQLFHYSPITERPAINWPGGARVAVYVGLNIEHFLLDRPSTSIWPGTAELVPDALNYGWRDYGVRVGIWRTIKTLDRYGIRASALLNSAAAEHYPQIVKAGMDRNWAWLAHGRTNSILHSGMSRDEERRVLTEIVDTITAATGRHPLGWMGPGLTETFNTPSLLAELGLTYTLDWTNDDQPYDLEVPGLISVPYSVELNDLLLFARGLSGPEFVRLVQDQYEQLRADSEHGGRVMALALHPFVIGQPFRAKYLDQALRYLAEQPDSWLTTSDEIAEHYRSTR
- a CDS encoding MerR family transcriptional regulator, which translates into the protein MRIGELARRTGVSERSLRYYEQQGLLAAGRTTGGHRDYPEHAVDRVIRIQELFAAGLNSKKIARLLPCMRDADGGPSEIATAQLVTDLVAERDRINRVIKELANSREVLDEVINAARRSPGEAGDPGRTAP